DNA sequence from the Leptospira kanakyensis genome:
GACTTCTCCAAAGACAACGCACCCAAATTTGGAATCAAAGCAAAATCAACAGAGTCTGGGGAATGTAAGTTACTTTGTGAAAAAGCAAGTCTCTGTTTAACAGAAGAACAAAAAAAATCACAAGATCCTAAGATGTATCAATTTGCTTGTGAGATTCTTTGCACCAAACAATACCAATTGTTTTCCGAATGTTCCAAGGCCATTGCTGATTCCTGTACTAGTGGCGAGTTATGTATTAAAAATCAAACAAAGGGGCTTTTTTAAAAACGAAAAAAGTTAAATGACCAGTCATGCAAAATAAAACAAGTATCATACTTCCAACATTTAATGAAGCCGGTAATATTAAAAACTGTGCTGAAACCATCTCACGGATTCTTGAAAAAGAATCGATCGACTTTGAGATCGTGATTGTAGATGACAACTCACCTGATGGAACCTATGAAGTTGCCAAAGTCCTTGCACAGTATGACAAAAGGATCAAACCCTTTGTCCGCACGACAGAAAGAGGACTTAGCTCGGCTGTTACCTATGGATACGGAAAAGCAGAAGGTGACAATTTAGTTGTTGTGGATGCCGATTTCCAACATGATTATACAAAAATTCCTGATGTCATTCGACTCCTAAACGAAAATGATATCGTCGTTGCTACACGTCGAAGTTCCGATGGTGGTTACGGAAATTTTCCTATCTTCAGAAAGTTAGCCAGTCAATTTGCAACCAAAATCTCTGAGTGGTTATTCCCTGTTCCTATCTCCGATCCGATGAGTGGATTTTTTGGAATCAGAAAATCGATTTACTTAGAAACCAAAGGAAAACTCCACCCAAGAGGTTATAAAATTCTTTTTGAAATTTTGGGTTCAGTTCGTACGGAAAAGATCGCCGAAGTTGGGTATACCTTTGGGCTTCGTACTTGGGGACAATCCAAATTGGATTCAGGTGTGATCTTCTATTTTATCTGGGATTTGATTTCGATCAAATGGAACCAGTGGAAGTTATCTCACTCCCTTCAATTTCGATCCAAAAGAAGAAATTCGCACATCCACCCATAATGAAACTTTAGGGTTTCCAAAGAAAAGATTCGGAATCTAAAAAAATTTCGAATCGTTTTTTATTCGAGAGACCCTAAGGTATTTTTTCCTTTTACCGTTCATTGTTTTGTGAGGGACAACATGGTCACAAAAACGATAGAGGAAAATTGTTATCGCATCGAATCCAATCAATTGGATGTTTACTCTGCGGCAAGCCTAGAAGAGGACATGACAAATATCTTCCAAAAGGGTGTCACCTCCCTCTACTTAGATTTTTCTAATGTAGAAGAAGTATCTTCTTCGGTACTAGGACTCCTACTATACAAAAAAATGATCTACCGAAAACAAGGAGTGAATTTGTATCTGATCAATGTAAACCCACAAGTTTTTAAAATCTTAAAAATTCTAAACTTAAACGGTCATTTACTTCCTTAATCCAAATTCAAAAACAGCTCCTGAGTGACCAACCAATTGGAGGTCTCCGCCCTTAACTTCAGCCCCACCAAACTGATACAACAACTTTGATCCTTTGGGAATGGACTCTTTTCCATTCTCTTCTCCAAAGTTTAAATACACGACCACAACCTTTTCCTTTAGT
Encoded proteins:
- a CDS encoding polyprenol monophosphomannose synthase produces the protein MQNKTSIILPTFNEAGNIKNCAETISRILEKESIDFEIVIVDDNSPDGTYEVAKVLAQYDKRIKPFVRTTERGLSSAVTYGYGKAEGDNLVVVDADFQHDYTKIPDVIRLLNENDIVVATRRSSDGGYGNFPIFRKLASQFATKISEWLFPVPISDPMSGFFGIRKSIYLETKGKLHPRGYKILFEILGSVRTEKIAEVGYTFGLRTWGQSKLDSGVIFYFIWDLISIKWNQWKLSHSLQFRSKRRNSHIHP
- a CDS encoding STAS domain-containing protein; protein product: MVTKTIEENCYRIESNQLDVYSAASLEEDMTNIFQKGVTSLYLDFSNVEEVSSSVLGLLLYKKMIYRKQGVNLYLINVNPQVFKILKILNLNGHLLP